One Lactobacillus sp. ESL0785 DNA window includes the following coding sequences:
- a CDS encoding glycosyltransferase family 2 protein codes for MIEQPELTIIMPVYNVEGYIGRALDHLANQNDTNFKLLIVNDGSTDNTRKIAESYRNQFRYFRIINKVNGGLSDARNVGLENVDTPYFTFHDGDDWVDPDYTAFFVRAFHAHPDAAMVSCGFWLDYESRPGSISATKKQLQGMKNKFRTYQLITNPLGSLFCNRIFATPVKGYTWNKGYKISVVRRYHLRFVRNLTFMEDQIFNVQYVALTTGFYCANQPLYHYWQRKDSMVHNFNLKMIPDDFKANYMVARVVVRSLVHEHKKINSNKQNLVEASEREQR; via the coding sequence ATGATTGAGCAACCTGAATTAACTATTATTATGCCTGTGTACAATGTTGAAGGGTATATTGGACGGGCTTTAGATCATTTGGCTAACCAAAATGATACTAATTTTAAGTTATTAATTGTCAATGATGGTTCAACTGATAATACAAGAAAAATAGCAGAAAGTTATCGTAATCAATTTCGTTATTTTAGAATAATTAATAAAGTTAATGGCGGTTTATCTGATGCTCGTAATGTCGGGCTTGAGAATGTTGATACGCCATATTTTACTTTTCATGATGGTGATGATTGGGTTGATCCTGATTATACCGCCTTTTTTGTGCGGGCTTTTCACGCACATCCAGATGCAGCAATGGTTTCTTGTGGCTTTTGGCTGGATTATGAAAGTAGGCCGGGTTCTATTTCAGCAACGAAAAAACAGCTTCAAGGAATGAAGAACAAATTTAGAACTTATCAATTGATTACCAATCCATTAGGATCACTATTTTGTAATCGAATTTTCGCGACGCCAGTTAAAGGCTATACTTGGAATAAGGGTTATAAGATTTCTGTTGTGCGCCGATATCATTTACGGTTTGTTCGGAATCTTACCTTTATGGAAGACCAGATTTTTAATGTGCAATATGTGGCCTTAACCACGGGCTTTTATTGTGCTAACCAGCCACTATATCATTATTGGCAGCGCAAGGATAGTATGGTGCATAATTTTAACTTAAAAATGATTCCTGATGATTTTAAAGCTAACTATATGGTTGCACGGGTTGTTGTGCGGAGTTTGGTTCATGAACACAAAAAAATCAATAGTAATAAGCAAAATTTGGTTGAGGCCAGTGAAAGGGAACAGCGATGA
- a CDS encoding alpha/beta hydrolase produces the protein MKEKVNGNELYYNKLGQGTPLLLLHGHHLDGGMFDQVLAPLSLYYTVYVLDMRGHGLSQGEIAEHYQTEVEDVAAFVKQVGIEGCYCFGFDAGGLVAMMLASQQRQIFKKLMIAGVFVNGNGIRSYHYLTEGILGFLHFDRDSQVELTESFMTVDSLKAITIPTYCVVGEKDWVKVEHVRWYSQLIPQGQLMVMPRQTHDSYAVKSFKLLSLMEDFFK, from the coding sequence ATGAAAGAAAAAGTTAACGGTAATGAGCTCTACTATAATAAGTTAGGGCAAGGTACACCACTTTTACTATTACATGGACACCATTTGGATGGTGGGATGTTTGATCAGGTGTTAGCACCGCTATCGTTGTATTATACTGTTTATGTTCTTGATATGCGTGGTCATGGACTTAGTCAGGGTGAAATTGCGGAGCATTATCAGACGGAAGTTGAAGATGTTGCGGCCTTTGTTAAGCAAGTTGGAATTGAAGGCTGCTATTGTTTTGGCTTTGATGCTGGTGGTCTTGTGGCAATGATGCTAGCTAGTCAGCAGCGTCAAATTTTTAAAAAGTTGATGATTGCTGGCGTTTTTGTTAATGGCAATGGTATCCGCTCATATCATTATCTGACTGAAGGAATTTTGGGCTTCTTACACTTTGATCGCGATAGTCAAGTTGAATTAACCGAAAGTTTTATGACGGTTGATAGTTTAAAGGCGATTACAATTCCAACATATTGTGTAGTTGGTGAAAAAGATTGGGTTAAAGTTGAGCATGTTCGTTGGTACAGTCAGCTTATTCCACAGGGACAGTTAATGGTTATGCCGCGGCAGACCCATGATAGTTATGCAGTCAAAAGTTTTAAGTTACTCAGTTTGATGGAAGATTTTTTTAAATAA
- a CDS encoding ribose-phosphate diphosphokinase, producing MNKEEILQLMHPMKLIGLGGNPALNEKIAAILKKPLIETAVQHFSDGEIQVNIGESVRGCDVFVIQSIQDPVNENFMELEITLDALHRASAHRINVVVPYLAYSRSDTKTRSREPITAKLVANLLQITGMDHVIALDLHASQIQGFYNVPVDHLHAMPLLGQYFLDNGIATKDDDDLVIVSPDHSGAKLARNFGQIFNAPIAIVDQRRARYDADVHDMIGDVKNKKCIIVDDLIDTGSRISSSTKSVLAAGAKKVYVAATHALLSQDATEVLNELPIEQIVVTDTIRHKHYPDRMVRISVDLLLARGINYVYNDRSMHMLSESDLK from the coding sequence ATGAATAAGGAAGAGATCTTGCAGTTAATGCACCCAATGAAATTAATTGGTTTGGGTGGAAATCCTGCTTTAAACGAAAAGATTGCTGCGATTTTAAAGAAGCCGTTAATTGAAACTGCTGTGCAACATTTTAGTGATGGCGAAATTCAAGTTAACATTGGTGAAAGTGTCAGAGGCTGCGATGTCTTTGTTATTCAGTCAATTCAAGATCCAGTTAACGAAAATTTTATGGAGTTGGAAATTACGCTTGATGCACTGCACCGAGCATCAGCTCATCGAATTAATGTGGTTGTGCCTTATTTAGCTTACTCGCGTTCAGATACTAAGACACGTTCACGTGAACCGATTACTGCTAAGTTAGTTGCTAACCTGTTGCAAATTACGGGAATGGATCACGTGATTGCTTTGGATTTGCATGCTTCACAAATCCAAGGTTTCTATAATGTACCAGTTGATCATTTGCATGCAATGCCGCTTTTGGGACAATATTTCCTTGACAATGGCATTGCTACTAAGGATGATGACGATTTAGTAATTGTTTCACCTGATCATTCTGGAGCCAAGCTGGCGCGGAACTTTGGGCAGATTTTCAATGCTCCAATTGCAATTGTTGATCAGCGTCGGGCTCGTTATGATGCAGATGTGCATGATATGATTGGTGATGTCAAAAATAAGAAGTGTATTATCGTCGATGACCTAATTGATACAGGCTCACGGATTTCTTCTTCAACTAAATCAGTATTAGCAGCAGGTGCTAAAAAAGTTTACGTTGCAGCTACACATGCATTGTTATCGCAAGATGCGACTGAAGTGTTAAATGAATTGCCGATTGAACAAATCGTGGTAACTGACACAATTAGACACAAGCATTATCCAGATCGGATGGTGCGAATTTCAGTTGATTTGCTTTTAGCGCGGGGAATAAACTATGTTTATAATGACCGTTCAATGCATATGCTTAGTGAAAGCGATTTAAAATAA
- a CDS encoding TetR/AcrR family transcriptional regulator — MARRKNLKRRRVILSNTFHLIRENGMENVSFQMIAEKSGISKSLLQSYYSHKAKLTDDVVSNILNTLDEQVGKLNDQNKGGICARTEAFIYTIAMLGIYDKGLDRIISEVFSSNKTLDNWSRMLNGWIKNNQLFTTDNFNLEDVRTGLAFVVTGVGRLYHDRERHNLTAKQMADYATGSLMYSFLHCTPKQIDQALADGHKIIAGADIKEIHHAIDTMFDEGKDIVC; from the coding sequence ATGGCACGACGGAAAAATTTGAAAAGAAGAAGAGTAATTTTAAGTAATACGTTTCATTTGATTCGAGAAAATGGAATGGAAAATGTTTCTTTTCAGATGATTGCGGAAAAATCAGGCATTTCTAAGTCTTTGCTGCAATCGTATTATTCACATAAAGCAAAACTGACAGATGATGTCGTTAGTAATATTCTTAATACTTTGGATGAGCAAGTTGGGAAACTTAATGATCAAAATAAAGGTGGCATCTGCGCTAGAACTGAAGCTTTTATTTACACAATTGCGATGTTAGGAATCTATGATAAAGGACTTGATCGGATTATTTCTGAAGTTTTTAGTAGTAATAAGACCTTAGATAATTGGAGCAGGATGCTTAATGGCTGGATTAAAAATAATCAGTTGTTTACGACCGATAATTTTAATCTTGAAGATGTTCGAACTGGCTTAGCCTTTGTTGTTACTGGAGTTGGTCGGCTTTATCATGATCGTGAACGACATAATTTAACTGCAAAACAGATGGCTGATTATGCTACTGGCTCATTAATGTATAGCTTTTTGCATTGTACACCTAAACAAATTGACCAGGCGCTTGCTGATGGACATAAGATTATTGCTGGGGCTGATATTAAAGAGATTCACCACGCAATCGATACTATGTTTGATGAAGGCAAAGATATTGTGTGTTAG
- a CDS encoding GNAT family N-acetyltransferase, with protein MTVNFVQATKTDLPLIVAIYNQNIASKTVTADLKSVTVAQRQNWFNEHNNQRPLWVIMVNEQLAGWVSLESFYGRAAYHATVEISIYLDRKFQHRGLGTKALRYVAVQTQRLNIHTILAYVFSSNKASQALFKAAGYQVYGHLPQVADMAGQLIDLDILGKKFA; from the coding sequence ATGACAGTTAATTTTGTACAGGCAACTAAAACAGATTTACCATTAATTGTTGCTATTTATAATCAAAATATTGCTAGTAAAACCGTGACTGCGGATTTAAAGTCAGTGACTGTTGCTCAAAGGCAGAATTGGTTTAATGAGCATAATAATCAGCGACCCTTATGGGTAATAATGGTCAATGAACAACTTGCTGGTTGGGTAAGCCTTGAGTCTTTTTATGGACGAGCTGCATATCATGCAACAGTTGAAATTAGTATTTATCTTGATCGTAAATTTCAACACCGTGGGTTAGGTACTAAGGCTTTGCGATACGTGGCTGTGCAAACGCAACGGCTGAATATCCACACTATTCTGGCTTACGTCTTTAGTAGTAACAAGGCAAGTCAGGCACTCTTTAAAGCAGCGGGTTATCAAGTTTATGGTCATTTACCACAAGTTGCAGATATGGCTGGTCAGCTAATTGACTTAGATATTTTAGGTAAAAAGTTTGCCTAA
- a CDS encoding thioredoxin family protein, giving the protein MKHKLIKLIAAIQLMLSLFVLPMNNVSASTTNDNPTSQTTNNNLLKYQEQIYINAVKHFKKISVQKLNKLVGKKKITVFWGKKSCPFCRAFVPKLAKISHQRHIKIYYIDTAKTDSNSALKKARKKFKVTGVPTLMKIKNNKKIVIMDRTRTDLTHFLTKKYSN; this is encoded by the coding sequence ATGAAGCATAAATTAATTAAACTTATTGCCGCAATTCAACTTATGTTATCATTGTTTGTCTTGCCAATGAATAATGTATCTGCAAGTACGACTAATGATAATCCGACCTCACAAACTACTAATAATAATCTGCTGAAATACCAAGAGCAAATTTATATCAATGCAGTTAAGCATTTTAAGAAAATCTCTGTTCAAAAATTAAATAAACTAGTTGGTAAAAAGAAAATTACTGTTTTCTGGGGTAAGAAAAGTTGTCCATTCTGTCGAGCTTTTGTACCTAAATTGGCTAAAATCAGTCATCAACGGCATATTAAAATTTATTATATTGATACAGCAAAGACTGACAGCAATTCCGCTTTAAAAAAGGCACGTAAAAAGTTCAAAGTAACAGGTGTGCCTACACTAATGAAAATTAAAAATAACAAAAAAATTGTAATTATGGATCGTACACGTACTGATCTTACCCATTTTTTAACTAAAAAGTATTCTAATTAA
- a CDS encoding D-alanine--D-alanine ligase family protein, whose protein sequence is MTKKTQVGLIFGGNSSEYEVSIMSGHNIYKAIDKDKFDVHPIWITNDGYLASEEDSFKVLDDPKYTVANPHKVANLSNLSELANLPEIDVFFPIVHGNLGEDGSLQGLFRIMDKPFVGDDVLAAAVTMDKEFTKILAQRAGVPVADWIAIKRFEYDDATNPKRDYAKVSAKLGNDLFVKPSNQGSSVGVHHVTNAAEFAAALADAFKYDDKVLIEETIHGTEVETAVLGNDHPIASGVGQIINAAGTFYSYDNKYDDNSTSKLQIPADLPEDIVTKVRENALKVYQVTECSGMARVDSTLRTGDNKVILTEVNALPGFTNISMYPKLFEEAGIPYTELITRLIEKGIERYNHKKTLLHKIG, encoded by the coding sequence ATGACTAAGAAAACACAAGTTGGTTTGATTTTTGGTGGTAATTCATCCGAATATGAAGTTTCGATTATGTCAGGGCATAATATTTATAAAGCCATTGACAAGGACAAGTTTGATGTTCACCCAATCTGGATTACTAATGATGGCTATCTTGCCAGCGAAGAGGATTCGTTCAAGGTGCTTGATGATCCTAAATATACGGTAGCTAATCCGCACAAGGTAGCTAATCTTTCTAACTTGAGTGAGTTAGCTAATCTGCCAGAAATTGATGTTTTCTTCCCCATTGTTCACGGTAATTTAGGTGAAGATGGTAGTTTGCAAGGGCTATTCCGGATTATGGATAAACCATTTGTCGGCGATGATGTGTTAGCTGCTGCAGTAACAATGGATAAGGAGTTTACCAAAATTTTAGCGCAGCGTGCTGGGGTACCAGTTGCTGACTGGATTGCAATTAAACGGTTTGAATATGATGATGCAACTAATCCTAAGCGTGATTATGCTAAGGTTAGTGCTAAGTTGGGCAATGACTTATTTGTTAAGCCATCTAATCAAGGTTCATCTGTTGGCGTGCATCATGTAACTAATGCTGCTGAATTTGCAGCTGCTTTAGCTGATGCCTTCAAGTATGACGACAAGGTTTTAATTGAAGAAACTATTCATGGTACTGAAGTAGAAACAGCTGTTTTAGGTAATGATCACCCAATTGCTTCTGGCGTTGGCCAGATTATCAATGCTGCTGGTACTTTTTACAGTTATGATAATAAGTATGATGATAATTCAACTTCTAAGCTGCAAATTCCGGCTGACCTGCCAGAAGACATTGTTACTAAGGTTAGAGAAAATGCACTGAAAGTCTACCAAGTAACTGAATGTAGTGGTATGGCACGAGTTGATTCAACCTTGCGGACTGGTGATAATAAGGTGATTTTGACAGAAGTTAATGCTTTGCCGGGATTTACTAATATTAGTATGTATCCAAAATTATTCGAAGAAGCAGGCATTCCTTATACTGAATTAATTACGCGTTTAATTGAAAAAGGAATTGAACGTTACAATCATAAGAAGACCTTGTTGCACAAAATCGGTTAA
- a CDS encoding DUF948 domain-containing protein has protein sequence MGDQHNFEELTAPAATAKQLHLSVATLRKYSLIVEHVTGKPDYYARTKQRARLYSKQDVQDLNDFHKLAQNNGLTLQEAAMQVFAVSDKKRKSPIPKKQEMMTASQAVKLLNALQQTISEQNTAIKNLQEQLDRIEKQNSELLAKQDQLHQKQDDEADFSALPDISGIVTEEAVSQSDQQSTDKLTLEEKRAQVRQDEAKPSEQLHEEILTKAKENAEKHVNDNIHRTLEDMQLEPQKKHWWQRFINM, from the coding sequence ATGGGAGATCAACATAACTTTGAGGAATTAACAGCTCCAGCAGCCACAGCTAAGCAGCTCCATCTTAGTGTCGCAACTTTGCGTAAATATTCGCTAATTGTTGAGCACGTGACGGGTAAGCCTGATTATTATGCTAGAACTAAGCAGCGAGCACGACTTTATAGTAAACAAGATGTGCAAGATTTAAATGATTTTCATAAATTAGCACAAAATAATGGTTTGACTTTGCAAGAAGCTGCAATGCAGGTTTTTGCTGTTAGTGATAAAAAAAGAAAAAGTCCGATACCAAAAAAGCAAGAAATGATGACAGCGTCGCAAGCAGTTAAGTTACTTAATGCTTTGCAGCAGACCATTAGTGAGCAAAATACGGCGATTAAGAATTTGCAAGAGCAATTAGATCGGATTGAAAAGCAGAATTCGGAATTATTGGCTAAGCAAGATCAGTTGCACCAAAAGCAGGATGATGAAGCTGATTTTAGTGCGTTGCCTGATATTTCAGGAATTGTTACGGAGGAAGCTGTTAGTCAGTCTGACCAGCAGTCTACTGACAAATTGACGTTAGAAGAAAAACGGGCGCAGGTTAGGCAGGATGAAGCTAAACCTTCAGAGCAGCTTCATGAAGAAATTCTTACTAAAGCCAAAGAAAATGCGGAAAAGCATGTTAATGATAATATTCATCGAACTTTGGAAGACATGCAGCTAGAGCCGCAAAAAAAGCATTGGTGGCAGCGATTTATTAATATGTAA
- a CDS encoding YibE/F family protein, which yields MIKLKRIRRRYWVALVAAIIGLILTICTYFATGIYSKDDVAVITDHSIKDTLVQKNRDVYNNHDETRKQVLHLRVLSGKYQGQTFTTPNIYYPSQMVTQKYRAGQRIFVNIKNGDPAIQNPKRDWVLVLVLTVTIVLMIIVAGKKSLGLIGSMALSWLLFYLVIICDVKLNGSGIILLFGAADIVFSFFSLLIVQGFNRKMLATWLATLLGVFVSFALCYLIMHLTGESEIKYETGDYATQDPRGLFLAQTLLGILGAVMDEATDIISSLYELVQTRRDLTVKQLVNSGRTMGQEIMGPLINVLVLIFMSEALPMTIIYLRDNNSLSSAFGFTLSLGVTQSVISAIGIVLTVVFATGCSLLFLKDKRWKAGQKE from the coding sequence ATGATTAAGTTGAAAAGAATTAGACGACGCTATTGGGTAGCGTTAGTTGCAGCAATTATAGGGCTAATATTAACAATTTGCACTTATTTTGCAACCGGAATTTATAGTAAGGACGATGTGGCTGTAATTACCGATCATTCGATTAAAGATACTTTAGTTCAGAAAAATCGCGATGTTTATAATAATCATGATGAAACACGTAAGCAAGTGCTTCATTTACGGGTTTTATCTGGTAAGTATCAGGGGCAGACTTTTACGACACCGAATATTTACTATCCGTCACAAATGGTGACGCAAAAATATCGTGCAGGGCAACGGATTTTTGTAAATATTAAAAACGGAGATCCAGCAATTCAAAATCCTAAGCGTGATTGGGTGCTGGTATTAGTTTTAACAGTGACAATTGTCTTAATGATTATTGTTGCGGGCAAAAAGTCCCTAGGCTTGATAGGGTCAATGGCATTAAGCTGGTTGCTTTTCTACCTAGTAATTATCTGTGACGTAAAATTAAATGGTTCAGGTATTATCCTATTATTTGGGGCTGCGGATATCGTCTTTTCCTTTTTCAGTTTGTTAATTGTGCAGGGCTTTAATCGTAAAATGCTGGCTACATGGCTAGCGACGTTGCTTGGGGTTTTTGTTTCTTTTGCATTGTGTTACCTAATTATGCATTTGACCGGTGAATCGGAAATTAAGTATGAAACAGGTGACTATGCCACGCAAGATCCACGGGGGTTGTTTTTAGCACAAACCTTGCTAGGAATTTTAGGTGCAGTGATGGATGAAGCTACGGACATTATTTCTAGTTTATACGAATTAGTGCAGACTAGGCGAGATTTAACCGTTAAGCAGCTAGTTAATAGCGGCAGAACAATGGGGCAAGAGATCATGGGACCATTAATTAATGTTTTGGTATTAATTTTTATGTCCGAGGCATTACCCATGACAATTATTTATTTGCGTGATAATAATAGTTTAAGCTCTGCTTTTGGCTTTACCTTGTCGCTAGGAGTTACACAAAGTGTAATTTCGGCGATTGGAATTGTGCTGACAGTTGTCTTTGCAACTGGCTGTAGTCTGTTATTTTTGAAAGATAAAAGATGGAAAGCGGGGCAGAAAGAATGA
- a CDS encoding YibE/F family protein — translation MSTLLTLIIVLAILMTLIGGESGIRSFFSVLINTLLLILVAIFISWGISIPLLILIFIPLKLVTIIFLGTHDHQVAKNSFYSALLVCLLVSCLILGCEWLAQAAGLGPEAGEVLVGLSQMPGLSYPLIAVAVAIFSTLGAIAEAAVAMSSGLLEIKKHNPDISHEELLASGGKIGDDVLGTAMNTILFGMFGSFLSLFLWYFRLHYTLGEVVNEKLFVNEALIIMYSLIGVLLTVPLTTAFLARGMVKHEVKK, via the coding sequence ATGAGTACGTTACTGACATTGATTATTGTTCTGGCAATTTTGATGACTTTAATTGGTGGTGAAAGTGGCATTCGCAGTTTCTTTAGTGTGCTAATTAACACACTGCTGCTGATTTTGGTAGCAATTTTTATTTCGTGGGGAATTAGTATCCCACTACTGATTTTGATTTTTATTCCACTGAAGCTCGTGACCATTATTTTTTTGGGAACACACGACCATCAGGTTGCAAAAAATTCTTTTTATTCAGCCTTGCTTGTCTGTCTGCTGGTTAGTTGCTTAATTTTAGGCTGTGAATGGTTGGCACAAGCTGCGGGATTAGGTCCTGAAGCTGGTGAGGTACTGGTTGGCTTATCGCAGATGCCGGGGTTAAGTTACCCACTGATTGCTGTGGCAGTAGCGATTTTTTCAACATTAGGAGCAATTGCAGAGGCAGCGGTGGCCATGAGTTCAGGCTTGTTAGAAATAAAAAAGCACAATCCTGATATCAGTCATGAAGAGCTGCTGGCAAGTGGTGGCAAAATTGGTGATGATGTTTTAGGAACAGCAATGAATACAATCTTGTTTGGGATGTTTGGTAGTTTTCTATCATTATTCCTATGGTATTTTCGTTTGCATTACACATTGGGCGAAGTGGTAAATGAAAAATTATTTGTCAATGAAGCTTTAATCATTATGTATTCATTGATTGGTGTATTGTTAACCGTTCCGTTGACAACGGCCTTTTTAGCAAGAGGAATGGTTAAGCATGAGGTGAAAAAATGA
- a CDS encoding alpha/beta hydrolase — MKLENKTLTNFNGREFKIHTYTLDEIGDLRTPKHPLAIVIPGGSFDHLSKRESEPVALAFNNRGFNSVVMDYNLVQDEGDIYPDAGLDVLTTVKYYREHAAEYQIDPDKIVTIGFSAGGHVASIANDFATSSEYQKEYHFNLQDVVPNKTILGYPLIDVNKIGFTVPEDEEEMVPEDKKLQDSALSVTRETPATFIFHAWDDPVVLVTNTLEYVAALHDKEVPCEVHIFNRGGHGFSLARGDMVTNGREWQENPHASHWFDLAQEWLTSEW; from the coding sequence ATGAAGTTAGAAAATAAAACACTTACTAATTTTAATGGTCGTGAATTTAAAATTCATACCTATACTTTAGACGAGATTGGTGACTTACGAACACCTAAGCATCCATTGGCAATTGTGATTCCGGGTGGTAGTTTTGATCATTTATCTAAACGTGAAAGTGAACCGGTTGCTTTGGCATTTAATAATCGCGGCTTTAATAGTGTTGTAATGGATTATAATCTGGTGCAAGATGAGGGCGATATCTATCCCGATGCTGGACTTGATGTTTTGACAACGGTTAAGTATTATCGCGAGCATGCTGCGGAATATCAGATTGATCCGGATAAAATTGTGACGATTGGCTTTTCTGCCGGCGGGCATGTTGCTAGTATTGCCAATGATTTTGCGACCTCGTCTGAGTACCAAAAAGAATATCATTTTAATTTGCAAGATGTTGTACCAAATAAGACAATTTTGGGTTATCCGTTAATTGATGTAAATAAGATTGGCTTTACTGTTCCTGAGGATGAAGAGGAGATGGTTCCTGAAGATAAAAAACTTCAAGATAGCGCCTTAAGTGTTACACGTGAAACACCAGCTACTTTTATTTTTCATGCGTGGGATGATCCGGTTGTGTTAGTGACTAATACTTTAGAATACGTCGCCGCGTTACATGACAAGGAGGTACCGTGTGAAGTTCATATCTTTAATCGCGGTGGTCATGGCTTTTCACTTGCGCGTGGTGATATGGTAACTAATGGCCGTGAATGGCAAGAAAATCCACATGCAAGTCATTGGTTCGATCTCGCTCAAGAGTGGTTGACAAGTGAATGGTAA
- a CDS encoding TetR-like C-terminal domain-containing protein, with the protein MKNAEITLETKRAFSKALKQELQRRSLNKITVKRLLIATNKTRPTFYYHFKDIADLIKWTVQDEIIALLNESKGYSHWDQDLYKILQYFCANRSLGQAFYNCLDIKQFNWVFREPQIKILLGYIDEIIKQENLSVRQDDRKFIAQIFTGGFTEIVLDWLGNGQKESPEKIREELWRTQENVIVHSLRVAAKNKDIFISNKNNC; encoded by the coding sequence ATGAAAAATGCAGAAATTACATTGGAAACAAAAAGAGCTTTTTCAAAAGCATTAAAGCAGGAATTACAAAGACGATCATTAAACAAAATAACTGTTAAACGTTTGTTAATAGCAACCAATAAAACTAGACCGACGTTTTATTATCATTTTAAGGATATTGCTGATTTAATTAAATGGACAGTTCAAGACGAGATTATTGCTTTATTGAACGAATCAAAAGGTTATTCTCACTGGGATCAAGATCTTTATAAGATTTTACAATATTTTTGTGCCAATCGAAGTTTAGGTCAAGCGTTTTATAATTGTTTAGATATTAAACAGTTTAATTGGGTGTTTCGTGAACCACAAATTAAAATTCTTTTAGGCTATATTGATGAAATAATAAAGCAGGAAAATTTATCTGTTAGACAAGATGATCGCAAGTTTATTGCACAGATTTTTACTGGGGGCTTTACAGAAATTGTTCTTGATTGGCTAGGAAATGGTCAAAAAGAATCACCTGAGAAAATTAGAGAAGAATTGTGGCGGACACAAGAAAATGTTATCGTTCATTCTTTAAGAGTGGCTGCTAAGAATAAAGATATTTTTATATCAAATAAAAATAATTGTTAG
- a CDS encoding SDR family NAD(P)-dependent oxidoreductase, which translates to MKSFKDKVALITGAAHGFGRSLAIEAANRGMKLALADVDESGLEKTFYDVKNLGAEAISIPTDVTDEAAVDKMVKQTMSKYNEINLLINSAGIAIPGPIWELPTRDWEWILHADLMSQVWSLKRVIPIMRKQKGHGDILNVASMAGLITSPLMPAYYATKFAVVGMTEAVEYDLQAAHANVGLHVFCPAFVQTDLYHTEKHRPEKYTDNSDPYYSSETFKEGQKQAKIDITTGMPIDNIPKIIFKALEDDKFYILTHPGMNPAIVARANNIPSGKGPDLAALAPFMAETHEVEGDNKDER; encoded by the coding sequence ATGAAAAGCTTTAAAGATAAAGTAGCTTTAATTACTGGTGCGGCACATGGATTTGGCCGTTCATTAGCTATTGAGGCTGCTAATAGAGGAATGAAGTTAGCTTTAGCAGATGTAGACGAATCAGGGTTAGAAAAGACATTTTATGATGTTAAAAATCTTGGTGCAGAAGCGATTAGTATACCAACTGATGTTACTGATGAAGCTGCAGTTGATAAGATGGTTAAACAAACGATGTCTAAATACAACGAGATTAATTTACTAATTAATTCTGCAGGTATAGCAATTCCAGGGCCAATTTGGGAATTACCAACTCGCGATTGGGAATGGATTTTGCATGCTGACTTAATGAGTCAAGTTTGGTCTTTAAAACGAGTAATTCCGATTATGCGCAAGCAAAAAGGTCATGGTGATATTTTGAATGTCGCTTCAATGGCAGGACTAATTACAAGTCCACTAATGCCAGCATATTATGCAACTAAATTTGCAGTTGTTGGAATGACCGAAGCTGTTGAATATGATTTACAAGCCGCTCATGCAAATGTTGGTCTGCATGTCTTTTGTCCAGCATTTGTTCAAACAGATTTGTATCATACTGAAAAGCATCGTCCTGAAAAGTATACTGATAATAGTGATCCATATTATTCTAGTGAGACTTTTAAAGAAGGGCAAAAACAGGCTAAGATTGATATTACAACTGGAATGCCAATCGATAATATACCAAAAATTATTTTTAAAGCGCTTGAGGATGATAAATTCTATATTTTAACTCATCCAGGAATGAATCCAGCTATTGTTGCAAGAGCAAATAATATTCCTAGTGGTAAAGGGCCAGACTTAGCAGCTTTAGCACCATTTATGGCAGAAACACATGAAGTTGAAGGAGATAATAAAGATGAAAGATAA